GCGTTGTTCAACCCCTGGCCGGCCTTCAATATCGCCGACAGCGCCATCAGCATCGGCGTGGTCGTCCTGCTGCTGTACACCCTGTTCACCAAGGAGGACGCGACCGGCCCCGGCACCGGGCACGCCGCGGACACCCCCAACCGATGAGCAATCCCTGGCAGGACCTCAGCGCCTTCGTTCACGACCAATGGTCGCGGCTGCGCGTGCGGGGGGCGCGCAACCAACTGCGCGAGGATGCGATCCGCAACGCCATCGAGCGTGCCGTCGACCTTGCCAATCCCCGCATCCGTGGGCTCAACGGTTACCGGCGCCTGCTGCGCGAGCCCATCGCCCGCTGCCTCGACTACAGCGAGGAACTCGCCCGGCGCGTCCCCGGGCCCGTGCGGCTCAACCGGCAGACCTGGTCTGAGGACGCCCTGCTCAACTCACTGTTCGGCGATCCGAGCCGCATCCGCTGGGCGGTCTCCAGCGCCGACTGTCGCGACTACATGGGAAAGACGGCCCTCATGACGGGGGATTGCTACGCCATCCTGCTGGCACTGCCGGTCTTCCGTCACCAACTCGGCATCGAACTCAATGGGGACACCTTACAGCGCGACATCGCGCAGACCACCCTCTCCTTCGACAATATCGAAGTGATCCTGGCCGCGGGGAATCCGGAGACGGTCCGGGCCAAGACCGCCGGGGCCATCATGGATGCCTTGGTGGAGTTCGCCGCGCAGGAGATCGGGCGCCAGCAGGCGCGGATCGAAGAGCTGCAGGAAAGCCTGCGCATCGTGCGCATCAAACAGAAGGTCGTGAGCCCGGCGGCCCATGGGCTGGAGATCCTGCGCGACGACGGCGCCGCCCATACCACCGAATACCAGATTATCGGAAATGAGATCAAGGACCTGGAACGGGCACTAGCGGCTGCGCACCAGGGGCTGGCGACGCTCAACGACTACCTGGACCGCTTCGCGGCGCTGCTGCGCACCCCCGAGACCCTCATCGCCGCCAGACCGGAGCGCACCCGCCTGGACCGCATGAACGTCGTGCGGCAAGAGCGCGAAGAGGACCCGCAATCGGCGGAGATCGAATACCTGCGCGCCTATCACGGCGAGCGGGCCGGCCGGATGGTGCTCATGGTGCGCTTTGCCCGCGCGGAACTCGTCAGCGACCAGGAGCGACTGACGCAGGTGGAGCGCTTTTTCAGTGCTTAAGACCCAGGGATGAAGATCGCACTCCTGTCGCGCGACCCGACCCTCTATTCCACCTGCCGCCTGGTAGCGGCGGCGCAGGCGCGCGGGCATGAGGTCCAGGTCATCGACGTGCTGCGCTGCTATATGAACATCAGCACCCAGGCCCAGTCCATCCACTACAAGGGGGAGGAACTCAAGGGCTTCGACGCGGTGATCCCGCGCATCGGCGCCTCCGTCACCTTCTACGGCACGGCAGTGCTGCGTCAGTTCGAGATGCTGGGGGTATTCGCCCTGAACGAGTCGGTGGCCATCGCCCGCGCCCGCGACAAGCTGCGCTCACTGCAACTGCTCTCGCGCAAGGGCATCGGGCTGCCCATCACCGGCTACGCCCATGCCCCGGACGACATCGAGGACCTGCTCAAGATGGTCGGCGGGCCGCCGCTGGTCATCAAGCTCCTGGAGGGGGCCCAAGGGATCGGGGTGGTGCTGGCGGACACCGAGCCCGCCGCCAAGGGCCTGATCGAGACCTTCATGGGGCTGCGCGCCAACATCCTGGTCCAGGAGTACATCGCGGAGGCCCAGGGGGCAGACATCCGCTGCTTCGTGATCGGGGAACGGGTGGTCGCCGCGATGAAGCGCCAGGCCAAACCCGGGGAGTTCCGGTCCAATCTGCATCGCGGCGGCAGCGCCAGCCCCATCCGCATCACCCCGCAGGAGCGTTCCACCGCCACCCACGCCGCCCGCATCATGGGGCTCAACGTGGCCGGCGTGGACATCCTGCGCTCGCAGCGCGGCCCCTTGGTGCTGGAGGTCAACTCCACCCCGGGCCTGGAAGGGATCGAGGGCGCGACCGGCAAGGATATCGCCGGTCTGATGATCGAGTACCTGGAAAAGAACGCCGCCCTGGCCAGGACGCGGGTCTATCGCCAGGCCTGAAGACCCAATCGTTGTCGTTGTCGTGATCGTTGTCGTGATCGTTGTCGTTGTCGTTGTCGTATTCCGAGAGGCGATGCAGTTTAGGGTGCAAGAGAATCCGGAGTACTACGATAACCTCGATTACGACAACGACAACGACAACGGCGCTCAGCGCATTCTCTAATGGACTTGCTTAAGTCATCAGTGAACCGTTCCTTGAGGAGTCAACCATGGCAATACGCATCAAGAGTCATTGGTCGAATGCCGGGACCGGGCGGGCGCTGCCCGAGATCGCCGGGGCCCTGGCCTTCATCGCCTGGCGCATCGCCTTGGACAAGGCCATCAACCTGCACTGCGAGCGCTTCGTTTACCGCGACGACGCCCAGCGCCTGGGCGTGATCCAGGAGTATCTGGCGTTCCTGATCCAGGTCGCCGACCGCCTCGCCCAGGCCCAACCGGCCACCGCCGACGAGGCGCCGGACGACGCGGCCGACGGGCCGGCGCCGGACCGCGCTGCGCGGCGCCGCTTGCTGATCACCGCGCTGGCCCGCAAGCTGATCGAGCACGTCGAGGACAACAGCGCGGACCTGCTGGGCCCTGGGGACTATGCTCAGGCGTTCATCACCTTGCTCAACCAGCGCTCCGATGAATACGCACAATACCAACTCGACGCCCAGGGGCCGAGCTATGCCTTCCTGCGCCACCTGGGGTACGAGGTCCAAGGCCTGATGGGCGGGGGCCAGGAGAACCGCTGGGTGATCGATCAGGTGATGGACCGGGACGGCTGGGACGCCTATCGCTCCTTCGCCAAGGCGTTCCGGGACCTGTTCGACTAAACCGCCTGGTCGGTCGCAGCGCCGCGGACGGCGCCGCGCGCCGGGCTGGCCTGACAGGTGGGACACCAGTAGGTCGAGCGGGGATGGCACCCGAGTTGGTCGCGCCGAATGGACCCGCCGCAGCGCAGGCAGGGCCGGGCGGCGCGCCCATAGACCCAGAGCGGACCCCGGCCATCATCGGGCCAGCGGGTACGGCGCGGCCCGCCGTGCAGATTTTCGTTGAGTAAAGACCCCGCTATGCTGTACAGTTGCGCAATGTCTTTATGTGACAGGTCGGCAAATCGCAGCAGTGGCGAATAGCGGCCGATAAACAGCACCTCAGACTTGTAGACGTTGCCGATGCCGGCCGCGACCCGCTGATCCAGCAACAGGTCCACGATCGGCGTGTCACCCGCGAGCAGGTCCCGGGCGCGCTCCCACAGGCGCTCGGGTTGCACCGACTCACGGGTCAGGTCCGGCCCCAGGCGGTGGTGCTGATCCAGGGCCCGAAACCCTTGGGCCCACATCAGTTCCACCTCGCGAGCGTTGAAGCAGACGTACACCCGATCTCCCAGTTCCAACACCAGTGACGCCTGGCCCGGCGGCTTCTGCCAGGGCTCACCCCGCCCATAGTGATGCCAAGCGCCATAGAGCCCCAAGTGGCTGCGCAGGCGGTGACCATCGTCCAGATCGATGTAGAGGTGTTTGCCACGGCTGGTGACACACTGGACCCGGCACCCGCCCAGTTGCGGCAGG
The DNA window shown above is from Candidatus Thiodictyon syntrophicum and carries:
- the rimK gene encoding 30S ribosomal protein S6--L-glutamate ligase codes for the protein MKIALLSRDPTLYSTCRLVAAAQARGHEVQVIDVLRCYMNISTQAQSIHYKGEELKGFDAVIPRIGASVTFYGTAVLRQFEMLGVFALNESVAIARARDKLRSLQLLSRKGIGLPITGYAHAPDDIEDLLKMVGGPPLVIKLLEGAQGIGVVLADTEPAAKGLIETFMGLRANILVQEYIAEAQGADIRCFVIGERVVAAMKRQAKPGEFRSNLHRGGSASPIRITPQERSTATHAARIMGLNVAGVDILRSQRGPLVLEVNSTPGLEGIEGATGKDIAGLMIEYLEKNAALARTRVYRQA
- a CDS encoding Fpg/Nei family DNA glycosylase, encoding MPEGDTIHTLAVMLGRWLTGRRLTAVRVPRQALPQLGGCRVQCVTSRGKHLYIDLDDGHRLRSHLGLYGAWHHYGRGEPWQKPPGQASLVLELGDRVYVCFNAREVELMWAQGFRALDQHHRLGPDLTRESVQPERLWERARDLLAGDTPIVDLLLDQRVAAGIGNVYKSEVLFIGRYSPLLRFADLSHKDIAQLYSIAGSLLNENLHGGPRRTRWPDDGRGPLWVYGRAARPCLRCGGSIRRDQLGCHPRSTYWCPTCQASPARGAVRGAATDQAV